One region of Geovibrio ferrireducens genomic DNA includes:
- a CDS encoding RtcB family protein has translation MKQDNRLELLIPAEEIDGGAMKQILNFLDYSFVRKLAVMPDVHQGYHLPIGGVALLDKGIISPSAVGYDIGCGMCCILTDIPAQEIKPSAEKIFREITSKIPSGFDAHKHPEEYEKFRSASSNRDLDKQVNEKLFHQLGTLGSGNHFIEIGEDRDGMLTVTLHSGSRNPGHSVGGYYMRLSKTEDKSLPEGFLDLTRDTGRAYLADMRFMLEYALANRLAMLETVKKILGIGKKNVKLFINENHNHAEVRRDGVLHRKGATQADKGRYGVIPANMRDGVFITEGLGNERFLSSASHGAGRTLGRKEAAKCLSLDRFVSDMKGITAFTDKARLEEAPQAYKDINRVMELQEGVVIHTLNRAKPFINVKG, from the coding sequence ATGAAGCAAGATAACAGACTGGAGCTCCTTATCCCGGCGGAAGAGATAGACGGCGGGGCAATGAAGCAGATTCTTAACTTTTTAGACTACTCTTTCGTGCGTAAGCTGGCTGTGATGCCGGATGTTCATCAGGGCTACCACCTGCCTATAGGCGGGGTTGCGCTTCTGGACAAAGGGATAATCTCCCCTTCCGCCGTCGGGTATGACATAGGCTGCGGAATGTGCTGCATACTGACCGACATACCCGCACAGGAGATAAAACCCTCCGCTGAAAAAATATTCCGTGAAATAACATCAAAAATACCCAGCGGATTTGACGCTCATAAGCACCCGGAGGAATATGAAAAATTCCGCTCCGCCTCATCAAACAGGGATCTGGACAAACAGGTGAACGAAAAACTCTTTCACCAGTTAGGCACTCTGGGGAGCGGCAACCACTTCATAGAGATAGGGGAGGACAGGGACGGAATGCTCACGGTAACTCTCCACAGCGGCTCCCGCAACCCCGGTCACTCTGTAGGCGGTTATTACATGAGGCTGTCAAAAACGGAGGATAAAAGCCTCCCCGAAGGGTTTCTGGATCTCACGCGGGACACAGGCAGGGCTTATCTGGCGGATATGCGCTTCATGCTGGAATATGCCCTCGCAAACAGGCTTGCCATGCTTGAAACTGTGAAAAAAATCCTCGGCATAGGCAAAAAAAATGTAAAGCTTTTCATAAACGAAAACCACAACCATGCGGAAGTGCGCAGGGACGGCGTTCTCCACCGCAAGGGCGCAACTCAGGCCGATAAAGGCCGATACGGAGTTATTCCCGCCAACATGCGCGACGGAGTTTTCATCACGGAGGGGCTCGGCAACGAACGTTTCCTTTCCTCCGCCTCCCACGGAGCAGGCAGAACACTGGGCAGAAAAGAGGCAGCAAAGTGCCTTTCTCTTGACCGCTTCGTCAGCGACATGAAAGGAATAACCGCATTCACAGACAAGGCACGTCTGGAGGAAGCACCGCAGGCATATAAGGATATAAACAGGGTAATGGAACTCCAGGAAGGGGTTGTTATACACACGTTAAACAGGGCTAAACCATTCATAAATGTAAAAGGATAG